In one Brevibacillus choshinensis genomic region, the following are encoded:
- a CDS encoding LegC family aminotransferase, with the protein MTKTVQAETIVEMLQSVLTAQTNTIPLHEPSFQGNEWAYVKDCIDTGWVSSVGKYVNKFESMLEDYTGVKHAIAVVNGTAALHICLKLVGVERNDEVLVPALTFIATANAVSYCGAIPHFVDSCYDTLGLDPKKLDQYLQEIGEVRKDGYYNKMTGRRIKAVIPMHTFGHPVDLDPLLDICQRYYIEMVEDAAESLGSFYKGLHTGNWGKVAAVSFNGNKVITTGGGGAILTNCDELAKMAKHITTTAKKPHAWAFDHDQIAFNYRLPNINAALGCAQLEVLPEFIKQKRALTDIYANVIDPLQGVELFKEPSFAKSNYWLQVLLLDETYADKQEEILKLTNEKGIMTRPIWTPLHEISMYKDCPKMTLEVVGSLAKRIVNIPSSPGLAK; encoded by the coding sequence ATGACGAAAACAGTGCAAGCCGAAACTATAGTTGAAATGTTGCAAAGTGTTTTAACTGCTCAGACAAATACGATACCGCTTCATGAGCCAAGTTTCCAAGGTAATGAATGGGCGTATGTAAAAGATTGCATTGATACCGGGTGGGTTTCTTCTGTTGGAAAGTATGTAAACAAGTTCGAATCAATGCTAGAAGATTACACTGGAGTAAAGCACGCGATAGCAGTAGTGAATGGGACAGCTGCATTACATATTTGCCTCAAGCTGGTTGGTGTCGAACGCAATGATGAAGTGTTGGTACCAGCATTGACTTTTATCGCCACGGCTAATGCTGTCTCTTACTGTGGAGCGATTCCCCATTTTGTAGATAGTTGTTACGATACATTAGGGCTTGACCCGAAGAAGCTGGATCAGTATTTACAAGAGATTGGGGAAGTACGCAAGGACGGTTACTATAACAAGATGACCGGTCGAAGAATTAAGGCTGTAATACCTATGCATACATTTGGGCACCCAGTTGATTTGGACCCGCTTTTAGATATTTGTCAACGTTACTATATAGAGATGGTAGAAGATGCTGCTGAATCACTAGGTTCTTTCTATAAAGGACTTCATACAGGGAATTGGGGTAAAGTTGCTGCTGTTAGTTTTAATGGTAACAAGGTAATCACAACAGGAGGAGGAGGAGCAATCCTCACCAACTGTGATGAATTAGCGAAGATGGCCAAGCACATCACAACGACAGCTAAAAAACCGCACGCGTGGGCTTTTGATCACGATCAAATAGCATTTAATTATCGATTGCCGAATATAAATGCCGCTTTAGGTTGTGCCCAACTCGAAGTCCTTCCCGAATTCATCAAACAAAAGCGCGCGTTAACTGATATATATGCAAATGTCATTGATCCATTGCAGGGAGTCGAGTTATTTAAAGAGCCATCGTTTGCAAAAAGCAATTACTGGTTGCAAGTGCTATTGCTAGATGAGACATATGCTGATAAACAGGAAGAAATCCTGAAGCTCACCAATGAGAAGGGGATAATGACGAGACCGATATGGACACCCCTTCACGAGATTTCCATGTATAAAGATTGTCCAAAAATGACGTTAGAAGTGGTCGGAAGTTTAGCAAAGAGAATCGTAAATATCCCGAGCAGTCCAGGTTTGGCTAAATAG
- a CDS encoding DegT/DnrJ/EryC1/StrS family aminotransferase, translating to MSQIISHSYPGFNDIAIESAISAIRTGDFSGRQTMKLAESKLASFMGGAYSKLTNTGFAALQAALVAANVNCNDNVLIPTVTCPSVYHAVRSLGVTPIVVDVEKETPLISLEQAIRKKSTSGKNVVIIPQMFGLTQNVKPFFESDFLVIEDIAQRFSPTISQHVDLTVMSFSPTKLFTMGYGGGIVTRQEDYYARLSVFLDPDHSDHSYEREVPFRIHSPVSDYQCAMLISQLERYQEILSYRNKLVEKYDQELGYPARLQPEVPFRYQLILEHHSAKKISESLRESGIGAWALGSHLLHQLFEIEGDFENAEWWSNRVLSLPLHEKLTLDNICYISDVVRRYR from the coding sequence ATGAGCCAGATAATCAGCCATAGTTATCCTGGTTTTAATGATATAGCTATTGAATCAGCAATAAGTGCCATAAGAACGGGCGATTTTTCCGGTCGTCAAACAATGAAGTTAGCAGAGAGTAAACTCGCGTCTTTTATGGGCGGGGCTTATTCAAAACTTACAAACACGGGATTTGCGGCTCTACAAGCTGCTCTCGTTGCTGCCAATGTAAATTGTAACGACAACGTACTGATACCAACAGTTACTTGCCCATCTGTTTACCACGCAGTTCGTTCGTTAGGGGTAACGCCGATCGTTGTAGATGTGGAAAAGGAAACTCCATTAATTAGTCTTGAACAAGCAATAAGGAAAAAATCTACAAGTGGAAAAAATGTAGTGATTATTCCACAGATGTTTGGTCTCACCCAAAACGTAAAGCCTTTTTTTGAAAGTGACTTTCTAGTAATTGAAGATATTGCACAAAGATTTTCGCCAACGATCAGCCAACACGTTGATTTGACTGTGATGTCCTTCTCTCCTACAAAGCTATTTACAATGGGGTATGGTGGAGGGATTGTTACTAGACAGGAAGATTATTATGCTCGGCTTTCTGTTTTTCTAGACCCGGATCACTCAGATCATTCTTACGAGCGTGAGGTTCCATTTCGAATACATTCACCAGTATCTGACTATCAGTGTGCAATGCTAATTTCGCAGTTAGAGAGATACCAAGAGATTTTAAGTTACCGAAATAAATTAGTGGAGAAGTATGACCAAGAATTAGGCTATCCTGCAAGGCTTCAGCCAGAGGTGCCCTTTAGATATCAATTAATACTAGAGCATCATTCTGCAAAAAAGATTTCTGAAAGTTTAAGAGAAAGTGGTATCGGGGCTTGGGCGTTAGGTTCTCATTTATTACATCAGCTCTTTGAAATAGAAGGGGATTTTGAGAATGCTGAATGGTGGAGTAATAGGGTACTTTCCTTGCCACTCCACGAAAAACTAACCTTGGATAATATTTGCTATATTAGTGACGTTGTTCGGAGGTATAGATGA